The following coding sequences lie in one Gouania willdenowi chromosome 5, fGouWil2.1, whole genome shotgun sequence genomic window:
- the LOC114463992 gene encoding gastrula zinc finger protein XlCGF26.1-like isoform X1 — MTQQNQEAKQTDREPEEKLEIKALFQTKRIPANVLCGFPADVPDGVSCKHGLKLQDHLHIKKEEEELWESLEEKQETDITAVTVKSEDEEEEAQCSLLHWRQSEENIKGEPATCSSAKLMKVEPNGDISEGPEAANTCTQQDTDGEETDCSDTEDSEDWREPLSQSEAQSEHMDMSCENFQTSENNTKGTSHNTQKPYGCDVCGKQFCRQSNLKIHMTSHTGEKPFGCDVCEKRFIYKCLLKLHMRIHAGEKGFGCDVCGKRFNRQRSLKSHTKSHTGEKPIACDVCGKRFSRQRSLKRHTQIHTGEKRFGCDVCEKRFTDKFVLKRHMRMHAEEKEFGCDVCGKRFSDRTTFNNHTRIHTGDKPYGCDVCHKRFISKQEVIIHMKIHKGEKPFVCNVCWKQFGNRTDLKKHTIIHTGEKDFGCDVCGERFSDETTFNNHTRIHTEDKPYGCDVCHERFISKQEVIIHKKIHKGKKPILCNVSWKEFSDRKDLKKHTTIHTGEKDFGCDVCGERFSDRCLLKIHTRIHTGEKPFGCDVCEKRFSKLSYLKRHKIIHTREKLFLITSIH; from the exons atgactcagcaaaaccagGAGGCAAAGCAGACTGACAGAGAACCTGAGGAG aaactggaaataaaagctttgttccAGACCAAGAGGATTCCAGCCAACGTCCTGTGTG GGTTTCCTGCAGATGTTCCTGATGGTGTTTCCTGTAAACATGGACTGAAGCTCCAGGATcatctccacataaagaaggaagaggaagaactgtGGGAAAGTCTGGAGGAAAAGCAGGAGACGGATATCACGGCTGTTACTGTGAAGagtgaggatgaagaggaggaagctcagtgttctctgctacactggagacaaagtgaggagaacatcaaaggagaacctgcaacctgcagctcagctaAACTCATGAAAGTAGAACCAAATGGAGACATCAGTGAAGGCCCAGAAGCAGCAAACACTTGTACACAACAAGACACTGATGGAGAGGAAACAGACTGCTCTGACACTGAAGACAGTGAGGATTGGAGGGAACCTTTGTCCCAGTCTGAAGCTCAGAGTGAACACATGGACATGAGCTGTGAGAACTTTCAAACATCTGAGAACAACACCAAAGGAACATCACACAACACACAGAAACCCTATGGTTGTGATGTGTGTGGTAAACAATTTTGCAGACAATCAAATCTGAAGATCCACATGACAagccacacaggagagaaaccttttggTTGTGATGTATGTGAGAAACGATTTATATACAAGTGTCTTCTGAAGCTTCACATGAGAATCCACGCAGGAGAGAAAGGATTTGGTTGTGATGTGTGTGGGAAACGATTTAACAGACAGCGAAGTCTGAAGAGCCACACAAAAagccacacaggagagaaacccatTGCTTGTGACGTGTGTGGGAAACGATTTAGCAGACAACGAAGTCTGAAGAGACACACacaaatccacacaggagagaaacgtTTTGGTTGTGATGTGTGTGAGAAACGATTTACAGACAAGTTTGTTCTGAAACGTCACATGAGAATGCATGCAGAAGAGAAAGAATTTGGTTGTGATGTGTGTGGGAAACGATTTAGCGACAGAACAACTTTCAACAACCACACAAGAATTCACACCGGAGACAAACCCTATGGCTGTGATGTTTGTCATAAAAGATTTATTTCCAAGCAAGAAGTGATTATTCACATGAAAATTCACAAGGGGGAGAAACCCTTTGTTTGCAACGTGTGTTGGAAACAATTTGGCAACAGAACAGATCTgaagaaacacacaataattCACACGGGAGAAAAAGACTTTGGTTGTGATGTGTGTGGGGAACGATTTAGCGACGAAACAACTTTTAACAACCACACGAGAATTCACACCGAAGACAAACCCTATGGCTGTGATGTTTGTCATGAAAGATTTATTTCCAAGCAAGAAGTGATTATTCACAAGAAAATTCACAAGGGGAAGAAACCCATTCTTTGTAACGTGTCTTGGAAAGAATTTAGCGACAGAAAAGATCTGAAGAAACACACGACAATTCACACGGGAGAAAAAGACTTTGGTTGTGATGTGTGTGGGGAACGATTTAGCGACAGATGTCTTCTAAAGATCCATACGAGAATtcacactggagagaaaccttttggttgtgatgtttgtgagaAGCGATTTAGCAAATTATCTTATCTGAAACGTCACAAAATAATTCACACAAGAGAGAAACTCTTTTTAATCACAAGTATACACTGA
- the LOC114463984 gene encoding zinc finger protein 260-like isoform X1 has translation MMTDSSAEEHSAGFPADVPVGVSCKHGLKLQDHLHIKKEEEELWESLEEKQETDITAVTVKSEDEEEEAQCSLLHWRQSEENIKGEPATCSSAKLMKVEPNGDISEGPEAANTCTQQDTDGEETDCSDTEDSEDWREPLSQSEAQSEHMDMSCENFQTSENNTKGTSHNREKRFGCDVCGKQFCDRTHLKIHTRTHTGEKPFSCDVCGKQFGTKTQLKVHMRIHTGEKPYGCEVCGKSFSSRSNLKIHVKIHRGEKPYGCEVCGQNFTCKSSLSMHSRIHTGEKPFVCDVCGKGFCRKSELKRHMRIHMGEKSFSCDVCGKKFSRHEYLKRHMTVHSGEKPFGCDVCGKRFWYKTHLKPHMLIHSGEKPYGCDVCQKRFFSLREVKNHMRIHTGERSFGCDVCGKRFSNRSDLKIHMRIHTGEKPYGCDVCGQTFTYKKSLSKHMKIHTGKKPFSCDVCVKQFSTRAHLKVHMRIHTGEKPFGCDVCGKQFIRKANLSQHMKVHTAENYFGCNVCGKKFKSKTYMKLHTRIHTGEKPYGCDVCSQKFYHKSNISKHMRIHTGEKPYGCDVCDKGFCHKSELNQHVRIHTGEKPFGCDVCSQKFNQKSNLSKHMRIHTGEKPYVCDVCDKGFCHKSELNQHMRIHTGEKPFGCDVCSQKFNHKSNLSNHMRIHTGEKPYGCDVCSQRFNHKSNLSNHMRIHTGEKPFACDVCDKGFCRKSDLNHHMRIHTREDVTK, from the exons aTGATGACAGACTCTTCAGCTGAAGAACACTCTGCAG GGTTTCCTGCAGATGTTCCTGTTGGTGTTTCCTGTAAACATGGACTGAAGCTCCAGGATcatctccacataaagaaggaagaggaagaactgtGGGAAAGTCTGGAGGAAAAGCAGGAGACGGATATCACGGCTGTTACTGTGAagagtgaagatgaagaggaggaagctcagtgttctctgctacactggagacaaagtgaggagaacatcaaaggagaacctgcaacctgcagctcagctaAACTCATGAAAGTAGAACCAAATGGAGACATCAGTGAAGGCCCAGAAGCAGCAAACACTTGTACACAACAAGACACTGATGGAGAGGAAACAGACTGCTCTGACACTGAAGACAGTGAGGATTGGAGGGAACCTTTGTCCCAGTCTGAAGCTCAGAGTGAACACATGGACATGAGCTGTGAGAACTTTCAAACATCTGAGAACAACACCAAAGGAACATCACACAACAGAGAGAAACGCTTTGGTTGTGATGTGTGTGGGAAACAATTTTGCGACAGAACACATCTGAAGATCCACACGAGaacccacacaggagagaaaccttttagttgtgatgtttgtggtaaaCAATTTGGCACCAAAACACAGCTGAAAGTCCAcatgagaattcacacaggagaaaaaccctATGGTTGTGAAGTGTGTGGGAAATCATTTAGCAGCAGATCTAATCTGAAGATCCATGTGAAAATTCACAGAGGAGAGAAACCCTATGGTTGTGAAGTTTGTGGTCAAAATTTTACTTGTAAGTCGAGTCTTTCCATGCACTcaagaattcacacaggagagaaaccttttgtttgtgatgtttgtggtaaaGGATTTTGTCGCAAGTCTGAACTGAAgcgacacatgagaatccacatgGGAGAGAAATCCtttagttgtgatgtttgtggaaaAAAGTTTAGCCGCCATGAGTATTTGAAAAGGCACATGACCGTACActcaggagagaaacctttcggttgtgatgtttgtggtaaaCGATTTTGGTACAAGACTCATTTGAAGCCTCACATGTTAATCCactcaggagagaaaccctatgGCTGTGATGTTTGTCAGAAAAGATTTTTTAGCTTGCGTGAAGTGAAAAATCAcatgagaattcacacaggGGAGAGATCCTTTGGTTGTGACGTGTGTGGAAAACGATTTAGCAACCGATCTGATCTGAAGATCCAcatgagaattcacacaggagagaaaccctatggttgtgatgtttgtggtcaAACATTTACTTATAAGAAGAGTCTTTCTAAGCACATGAAAATCCACACAGGAAAGAAACCCTTTAgttgtgatgtgtgtgttaAACAATTTAGCACCAGAGCACATTTGAAGGttcacatgagaatccacacaggagagaaaccttttggttgtgatgtttgtggtaaaCAATTTATTCGTAAAGCAAATCTTTCCCAACACATGAAAGTTCACACAGCAGAGAATTATTTTGGTTGTAATGTGTGTGGGAAGAAATTTAAGTCCAAGACTTATATGAAACTTCACAcgagaattcacacaggagagaaaccctatggttgtgatgtttgtagtcaaAAGTTTTACCATAAGTCAAATATTTCcaaacacatgagaatccacacaggagagaaaccctatggttgtgatgtttgtgataAAGGATTTTGTCATAAGTCTGAACTGAATCAACAcgtgagaatccacacaggagagaaaccttttggttgtgatgtttgtagtcaaAAGTTTAACCAGAAGTCAAATCTTTCcaaacacatgagaatccacacaggagagaaaccgtatgtttgtgatgtttgtgatAAAGGATTTTGTCATAAGTCTGAACTGAAtcaacacatgagaatccacacaggagagaaaccttttggttgtgatgtttgtagtcaaAAGTTTAACCATAAATCAAATCTTTCCAatcacatgagaatccacacaggagagaaaccctatggttgtgatgtttgtagtcaaAGGTTTAACCATAAATCAAATCTTTCCAATCACATGAGAATCcatacaggagagaaaccctttgctTGTGATGTTTGTGATAAAGGATTTTGTCGCAAGTCAGACCTGAATCATCACATGAGAATTCACACTAGAGAAGATGTCACCAAATGA
- the LOC114463992 gene encoding gastrula zinc finger protein XlCGF26.1-like isoform X2: MTQQNQEAKQTDREPEEKLEIKALFQTKRIPANVLCDVPDGVSCKHGLKLQDHLHIKKEEEELWESLEEKQETDITAVTVKSEDEEEEAQCSLLHWRQSEENIKGEPATCSSAKLMKVEPNGDISEGPEAANTCTQQDTDGEETDCSDTEDSEDWREPLSQSEAQSEHMDMSCENFQTSENNTKGTSHNTQKPYGCDVCGKQFCRQSNLKIHMTSHTGEKPFGCDVCEKRFIYKCLLKLHMRIHAGEKGFGCDVCGKRFNRQRSLKSHTKSHTGEKPIACDVCGKRFSRQRSLKRHTQIHTGEKRFGCDVCEKRFTDKFVLKRHMRMHAEEKEFGCDVCGKRFSDRTTFNNHTRIHTGDKPYGCDVCHKRFISKQEVIIHMKIHKGEKPFVCNVCWKQFGNRTDLKKHTIIHTGEKDFGCDVCGERFSDETTFNNHTRIHTEDKPYGCDVCHERFISKQEVIIHKKIHKGKKPILCNVSWKEFSDRKDLKKHTTIHTGEKDFGCDVCGERFSDRCLLKIHTRIHTGEKPFGCDVCEKRFSKLSYLKRHKIIHTREKLFLITSIH, encoded by the exons atgactcagcaaaaccagGAGGCAAAGCAGACTGACAGAGAACCTGAGGAG aaactggaaataaaagctttgttccAGACCAAGAGGATTCCAGCCAACGTCCTGTGTG ATGTTCCTGATGGTGTTTCCTGTAAACATGGACTGAAGCTCCAGGATcatctccacataaagaaggaagaggaagaactgtGGGAAAGTCTGGAGGAAAAGCAGGAGACGGATATCACGGCTGTTACTGTGAAGagtgaggatgaagaggaggaagctcagtgttctctgctacactggagacaaagtgaggagaacatcaaaggagaacctgcaacctgcagctcagctaAACTCATGAAAGTAGAACCAAATGGAGACATCAGTGAAGGCCCAGAAGCAGCAAACACTTGTACACAACAAGACACTGATGGAGAGGAAACAGACTGCTCTGACACTGAAGACAGTGAGGATTGGAGGGAACCTTTGTCCCAGTCTGAAGCTCAGAGTGAACACATGGACATGAGCTGTGAGAACTTTCAAACATCTGAGAACAACACCAAAGGAACATCACACAACACACAGAAACCCTATGGTTGTGATGTGTGTGGTAAACAATTTTGCAGACAATCAAATCTGAAGATCCACATGACAagccacacaggagagaaaccttttggTTGTGATGTATGTGAGAAACGATTTATATACAAGTGTCTTCTGAAGCTTCACATGAGAATCCACGCAGGAGAGAAAGGATTTGGTTGTGATGTGTGTGGGAAACGATTTAACAGACAGCGAAGTCTGAAGAGCCACACAAAAagccacacaggagagaaacccatTGCTTGTGACGTGTGTGGGAAACGATTTAGCAGACAACGAAGTCTGAAGAGACACACacaaatccacacaggagagaaacgtTTTGGTTGTGATGTGTGTGAGAAACGATTTACAGACAAGTTTGTTCTGAAACGTCACATGAGAATGCATGCAGAAGAGAAAGAATTTGGTTGTGATGTGTGTGGGAAACGATTTAGCGACAGAACAACTTTCAACAACCACACAAGAATTCACACCGGAGACAAACCCTATGGCTGTGATGTTTGTCATAAAAGATTTATTTCCAAGCAAGAAGTGATTATTCACATGAAAATTCACAAGGGGGAGAAACCCTTTGTTTGCAACGTGTGTTGGAAACAATTTGGCAACAGAACAGATCTgaagaaacacacaataattCACACGGGAGAAAAAGACTTTGGTTGTGATGTGTGTGGGGAACGATTTAGCGACGAAACAACTTTTAACAACCACACGAGAATTCACACCGAAGACAAACCCTATGGCTGTGATGTTTGTCATGAAAGATTTATTTCCAAGCAAGAAGTGATTATTCACAAGAAAATTCACAAGGGGAAGAAACCCATTCTTTGTAACGTGTCTTGGAAAGAATTTAGCGACAGAAAAGATCTGAAGAAACACACGACAATTCACACGGGAGAAAAAGACTTTGGTTGTGATGTGTGTGGGGAACGATTTAGCGACAGATGTCTTCTAAAGATCCATACGAGAATtcacactggagagaaaccttttggttgtgatgtttgtgagaAGCGATTTAGCAAATTATCTTATCTGAAACGTCACAAAATAATTCACACAAGAGAGAAACTCTTTTTAATCACAAGTATACACTGA
- the LOC114464013 gene encoding gastrula zinc finger protein XlCGF8.2DB-like: MMTDSSAEEHSAGFPADVPDGVSCKHGLQLQDHLHIKKEQEELWESLEEKQETDITAVTVKSEDEEEEAQCSLLHWRQSEENIKGEPATCSSAKLMKVEPNGDISEGPEAANTCTQQDTDGEETDCSDTEDSEDWREPLSQSEAQSEHMDMSCENFQTSENNTRGTSHKREKRFGCDVCGKQLRDRYLLKIHTRIHTGEKPFGCDVCEKRFSKISDLKRHKIVHTGQKPCVCDACGKQFSDISNLKVHMRTHTGEKPFSCDVCKKRFNRKYKLKEHMRTHTGEKPFGCDVCGQSFAYKKRLSNHMSDHTGEKSYKCDVCGKEFNNKSDLSRHMQIHTGEKPFGCDVCQRPFSRRDNLKVHMLTHSQEKPYVCDVCQRRFNKLSDLNRHIGIH; this comes from the exons aTGATGACAGACTCTTCAGCTGAAGAACACTCTGCAG GGTTTCCTGCAGATGTTCCTGATGGTGTTTCCTGTAAACATGGTCTGCAGCTCCAGGATCATCTCCACATAAAGAAAGAACAGGAAGAACTGTGGGAAAGTCTGGAGGAAAAGCAGGAGACGGATATCACGGCTGTTACTGTGAagagtgaagatgaagaggaggaagctcagtgttctctgctacactggagacaaagtgaggagaacatcaaaggagaacctgcaacctgcagctcagctaAACTCATGAAAGTAGAACCAAATGGAGACATCAGTGAAGGCCCAGAAGCAGCAAACACTTGTACACAACAAGACACTGATGGAGAGGAAACAGACTGCTCTGACACTGAAGACAGTGAGGATTGGAGGGAACCTTTGTCCCAGTCTGAAGCTCAGAGTGAACACATGGACATGAGCTGTGAGAACTTTCAAACATCTGAGAACAACACCAGAGGAACATCACACAAAAGAGAGAAACGCTTTGGTTGTGATGTGTGTGGGAAACAATTACGCGACAgatatcttctaaagatccacacaagaattcacacaggagagaaaccttttggttgtgatgtttgtgagaAACGATTTAGCAAAATATCTGATCTGAAACGACACAAAATAGTTCACACAGGACAGAAACCCTGTGTTTGTGACGCTTGTGGGAAACAATTTAGCGACATATCAAATTTGAAGGTCCACATGAGAactcacacaggagagaaaccctttagttgtgatgtttgtaaaaaaagatttaatcgCAAGTATAAATTGAAGGAACACATGAGAAcccacactggagagaaaccttttggttgtgatgtttgtggtcaAAGTTTTGCTTATAAGAAAAGGCTTTCCAATCACATGAGTgaccacacaggagagaaatcctataaatgtgatgtttgcgGTAAAGAATTTAATAATAAGTCTGATTTGAGTCGACACATGcaaattcacacaggagagaaaccttttggttgtgatgtttgtcagaGACCATTTTCTCGCAGGGACAATCTGAAGGTGCACATGTTAACCCACTCACAGGAGAAACCTtatgtttgtgatgtttgtcaGAGAAGATTTAATAAATTGAGTGACCTGAATCGACACATAGGAATTCACTAA
- the LOC114463984 gene encoding zinc finger protein 260-like isoform X2: MMTDSSAEEHSADVPVGVSCKHGLKLQDHLHIKKEEEELWESLEEKQETDITAVTVKSEDEEEEAQCSLLHWRQSEENIKGEPATCSSAKLMKVEPNGDISEGPEAANTCTQQDTDGEETDCSDTEDSEDWREPLSQSEAQSEHMDMSCENFQTSENNTKGTSHNREKRFGCDVCGKQFCDRTHLKIHTRTHTGEKPFSCDVCGKQFGTKTQLKVHMRIHTGEKPYGCEVCGKSFSSRSNLKIHVKIHRGEKPYGCEVCGQNFTCKSSLSMHSRIHTGEKPFVCDVCGKGFCRKSELKRHMRIHMGEKSFSCDVCGKKFSRHEYLKRHMTVHSGEKPFGCDVCGKRFWYKTHLKPHMLIHSGEKPYGCDVCQKRFFSLREVKNHMRIHTGERSFGCDVCGKRFSNRSDLKIHMRIHTGEKPYGCDVCGQTFTYKKSLSKHMKIHTGKKPFSCDVCVKQFSTRAHLKVHMRIHTGEKPFGCDVCGKQFIRKANLSQHMKVHTAENYFGCNVCGKKFKSKTYMKLHTRIHTGEKPYGCDVCSQKFYHKSNISKHMRIHTGEKPYGCDVCDKGFCHKSELNQHVRIHTGEKPFGCDVCSQKFNQKSNLSKHMRIHTGEKPYVCDVCDKGFCHKSELNQHMRIHTGEKPFGCDVCSQKFNHKSNLSNHMRIHTGEKPYGCDVCSQRFNHKSNLSNHMRIHTGEKPFACDVCDKGFCRKSDLNHHMRIHTREDVTK; encoded by the exons aTGATGACAGACTCTTCAGCTGAAGAACACTCTGCAG ATGTTCCTGTTGGTGTTTCCTGTAAACATGGACTGAAGCTCCAGGATcatctccacataaagaaggaagaggaagaactgtGGGAAAGTCTGGAGGAAAAGCAGGAGACGGATATCACGGCTGTTACTGTGAagagtgaagatgaagaggaggaagctcagtgttctctgctacactggagacaaagtgaggagaacatcaaaggagaacctgcaacctgcagctcagctaAACTCATGAAAGTAGAACCAAATGGAGACATCAGTGAAGGCCCAGAAGCAGCAAACACTTGTACACAACAAGACACTGATGGAGAGGAAACAGACTGCTCTGACACTGAAGACAGTGAGGATTGGAGGGAACCTTTGTCCCAGTCTGAAGCTCAGAGTGAACACATGGACATGAGCTGTGAGAACTTTCAAACATCTGAGAACAACACCAAAGGAACATCACACAACAGAGAGAAACGCTTTGGTTGTGATGTGTGTGGGAAACAATTTTGCGACAGAACACATCTGAAGATCCACACGAGaacccacacaggagagaaaccttttagttgtgatgtttgtggtaaaCAATTTGGCACCAAAACACAGCTGAAAGTCCAcatgagaattcacacaggagaaaaaccctATGGTTGTGAAGTGTGTGGGAAATCATTTAGCAGCAGATCTAATCTGAAGATCCATGTGAAAATTCACAGAGGAGAGAAACCCTATGGTTGTGAAGTTTGTGGTCAAAATTTTACTTGTAAGTCGAGTCTTTCCATGCACTcaagaattcacacaggagagaaaccttttgtttgtgatgtttgtggtaaaGGATTTTGTCGCAAGTCTGAACTGAAgcgacacatgagaatccacatgGGAGAGAAATCCtttagttgtgatgtttgtggaaaAAAGTTTAGCCGCCATGAGTATTTGAAAAGGCACATGACCGTACActcaggagagaaacctttcggttgtgatgtttgtggtaaaCGATTTTGGTACAAGACTCATTTGAAGCCTCACATGTTAATCCactcaggagagaaaccctatgGCTGTGATGTTTGTCAGAAAAGATTTTTTAGCTTGCGTGAAGTGAAAAATCAcatgagaattcacacaggGGAGAGATCCTTTGGTTGTGACGTGTGTGGAAAACGATTTAGCAACCGATCTGATCTGAAGATCCAcatgagaattcacacaggagagaaaccctatggttgtgatgtttgtggtcaAACATTTACTTATAAGAAGAGTCTTTCTAAGCACATGAAAATCCACACAGGAAAGAAACCCTTTAgttgtgatgtgtgtgttaAACAATTTAGCACCAGAGCACATTTGAAGGttcacatgagaatccacacaggagagaaaccttttggttgtgatgtttgtggtaaaCAATTTATTCGTAAAGCAAATCTTTCCCAACACATGAAAGTTCACACAGCAGAGAATTATTTTGGTTGTAATGTGTGTGGGAAGAAATTTAAGTCCAAGACTTATATGAAACTTCACAcgagaattcacacaggagagaaaccctatggttgtgatgtttgtagtcaaAAGTTTTACCATAAGTCAAATATTTCcaaacacatgagaatccacacaggagagaaaccctatggttgtgatgtttgtgataAAGGATTTTGTCATAAGTCTGAACTGAATCAACAcgtgagaatccacacaggagagaaaccttttggttgtgatgtttgtagtcaaAAGTTTAACCAGAAGTCAAATCTTTCcaaacacatgagaatccacacaggagagaaaccgtatgtttgtgatgtttgtgatAAAGGATTTTGTCATAAGTCTGAACTGAAtcaacacatgagaatccacacaggagagaaaccttttggttgtgatgtttgtagtcaaAAGTTTAACCATAAATCAAATCTTTCCAatcacatgagaatccacacaggagagaaaccctatggttgtgatgtttgtagtcaaAGGTTTAACCATAAATCAAATCTTTCCAATCACATGAGAATCcatacaggagagaaaccctttgctTGTGATGTTTGTGATAAAGGATTTTGTCGCAAGTCAGACCTGAATCATCACATGAGAATTCACACTAGAGAAGATGTCACCAAATGA